The Anopheles bellator unplaced genomic scaffold, idAnoBellAS_SP24_06.2 scaffold02450_ctg1, whole genome shotgun sequence sequence CAAATGCTGCTGGGCGAGCAAAAACTCCTTGGCTTGTTGAACAATCTTGCCGTCGTTGAGTTGCTGTTGGAGCCGTTGTTGCTGGAGCAGGTACTGCTCGTGATCGGAAGGGAATTGGACGGAAGGAGTCGCTGCGGTTCCCACTCCCGCTGCCAGCAGGGTGGGGCTGACATCAGTGAACGTCGCTGGCGACGAAATAGTTGAAGCTGTCGTTGGAACAGATACCGTTGAGGATTCCAGGGAGACCATGTCCGCGCTATGAGATCGGGCCATTTGAAAGAGACTGGAAAgattgcgtgtgtgtgtgtgtgtgtgtgtgtgtttgtaagtatgcaaaacaaataggaacaaataggaaaagagaaaaacaaactataAGCCAGActattttattatgttgtgCCGTTTGGATAACTTCTTTACTTCgagttgttgattttttaaattccataATTGCACATTTGAAATGTCTCATTTAAATTGGGTTTaatcatcaaacaaataaagttaaattaataCCAAACCGTAATATCTAATTAGTAACAAACTCAACAACTGAACTGCTACGGCAGCAGCtgagcgaaaaaacaaaacgacaaTTTCTTTCAAcagtgaattatttttcttcatagTCGCAT is a genomic window containing:
- the LOC131214783 gene encoding uncharacterized protein LOC131214783; translated protein: MARSHSADMVSLESSTVSVPTTASTISSPATFTDVSPTLLAAGVGTAATPSVQFPSDHEQYLLQQQRLQQQLNDGKIVQQAKEFLLAQQHLQIRGCGDTVAAGGGSSSSPGQPDDAGSTDSSIFDEDIKRRRRKLHFPFGKRFSKSKKQ